A single genomic interval of uncultured Sphaerochaeta sp. harbors:
- the glmS gene encoding glutamine--fructose-6-phosphate transaminase (isomerizing): MCGIVGYIGNEGSSSILLEALRRLEYRGYDSAGIAVISKERNLQVRKIKGRLSNLELLVEQNPVEGSCGIGHTRWATHGEPSDLNSHPHTDVSQSIAVVHNGIIENHSQLRTWLEKHQVSFSSQTDSEVIAHLIDFHYNGDLLLAVRETVERLEGSYAIAVVCADQPDILVVARKDSPLVIGRAEGATLIASDVPPLLSHTREVQYLNDLEVAVLSKDSVHIYNLEGEELSRPCETIDWDMEAAEKCGYEHFMLKEICEQPKALGDTLRPKLDKQEKLSFPADIESLIKDASHLLITGCGTAYHAAMVASYVIEQVAAIPVEVVIASELRYKRHIRKEGEICILISQSGETADTIAALRMLKNLGIPTLAITNVVGCTLSREADKVLYTNAGPEIAVASTKAFTTQLFSLFSLTTLLAKAEQSVLLEALQELPSQAQRLLDRQEDIQRFAANQFNKTKVFFMGRLVDYAISLESALKLKEISYTHSEAFAAGELKHGPIALVDTSTLVVALCTQPSLFAKMDSNIKEVKARGATALVITFEQVHTFDETADTIFRIPQTHPLFSPILSVMVSQLYAYYCSVQKGNDPDKPRNLAKSVTVE, from the coding sequence ATGTGTGGAATAGTCGGTTATATCGGTAATGAGGGTTCTTCATCAATCTTGCTTGAAGCTCTAAGAAGACTGGAGTACAGGGGCTATGATTCTGCAGGTATTGCAGTCATTTCCAAGGAACGAAACCTGCAAGTAAGGAAGATCAAGGGAAGGTTATCCAATCTTGAACTCCTGGTCGAACAGAATCCCGTTGAAGGAAGCTGTGGGATCGGACACACCCGTTGGGCAACCCACGGAGAACCCAGTGATTTGAACAGCCATCCACACACTGATGTTTCCCAGAGTATTGCTGTGGTGCATAACGGTATCATCGAAAACCACAGCCAGCTACGTACCTGGCTTGAAAAGCATCAGGTTTCTTTCTCCAGCCAGACCGACAGTGAGGTCATTGCACACCTGATCGACTTCCATTACAACGGAGACCTCTTGCTTGCAGTCAGGGAGACTGTAGAGCGTCTGGAGGGCTCCTATGCAATTGCCGTGGTCTGTGCGGACCAACCGGATATTTTGGTGGTGGCAAGAAAGGACAGCCCGCTGGTGATAGGCAGGGCAGAAGGCGCAACCCTGATCGCAAGCGATGTCCCTCCATTGCTTTCCCATACCAGGGAGGTTCAGTACCTGAACGATCTGGAGGTGGCCGTTCTCTCCAAGGATTCAGTGCATATCTATAATCTTGAGGGGGAAGAACTCTCTCGTCCGTGTGAGACCATCGATTGGGACATGGAGGCTGCTGAGAAGTGCGGCTACGAGCATTTCATGCTCAAGGAGATATGTGAACAACCAAAGGCGCTTGGCGATACGCTCAGGCCAAAGCTCGACAAACAGGAAAAACTATCATTCCCGGCGGATATTGAATCACTCATAAAGGATGCCAGTCATCTCCTGATCACCGGTTGTGGTACTGCTTACCATGCTGCAATGGTAGCTTCCTATGTCATTGAACAGGTTGCAGCCATCCCTGTTGAGGTTGTGATCGCTAGTGAACTTCGTTACAAGCGACATATCCGAAAGGAAGGGGAAATATGTATCCTTATCAGTCAAAGCGGGGAGACTGCCGATACAATCGCAGCACTCAGGATGCTGAAGAATCTTGGCATACCGACTTTGGCGATAACCAACGTGGTTGGTTGCACACTCAGCCGTGAGGCGGACAAGGTACTGTATACCAATGCCGGGCCTGAGATCGCCGTTGCATCGACCAAGGCTTTCACAACCCAGTTATTTAGTCTGTTCTCCCTGACAACCTTGTTGGCGAAAGCTGAACAGTCAGTCTTACTGGAAGCTCTGCAGGAGCTTCCCAGCCAAGCACAGCGGTTGCTCGACCGACAGGAGGACATCCAGAGGTTTGCGGCAAACCAATTCAACAAGACCAAGGTGTTCTTTATGGGGAGGTTGGTCGATTATGCCATCAGTCTGGAGAGTGCCCTGAAACTGAAGGAGATAAGCTATACGCACAGTGAGGCGTTTGCTGCAGGTGAGCTCAAACATGGACCTATAGCGCTTGTCGACACATCCACATTGGTGGTGGCTCTCTGTACCCAGCCTTCATTGTTTGCAAAAATGGATTCCAATATCAAGGAAGTGAAGGCAAGGGGAGCAACAGCTCTGGTTATTACCTTCGAGCAAGTCCACACCTTCGATGAAACGGCTGATACGATATTCCGTATTCCACAGACACATCCTCTGTTCAGTCCCATTCTCTCGGTGATGGTAAGTCAGCTGTATGCCTATTACTGTTCCGTGCAGAAGGGAAATGATCCCGACAAACCGAGGAACCTTGCAAAATCGGTTACCGTAGAGTAA
- a CDS encoding tetratricopeptide repeat protein, with translation MSNNSKDTAELTLAERIEGFLNRFLGKNKKALIIVAIVVIVGLATLGIVLTVSQKNLQAQFNEIDQLEASFVELQAMGSDDEAYQETYDELVAGLTELAGKGNEYPSLKAEYLLGMVAFQDEEYQKAADSFLSVYTEADGNYLGSLALANAAAAAEELGNDSLALEYYTKIIDEFGFTAAESAKALFGQARLQEKSGNIELAKATFQQLADQFPTSEYAKLATNRLALL, from the coding sequence ATGAGTAATAATTCTAAGGATACAGCTGAGTTGACCTTGGCTGAACGAATCGAAGGATTTTTGAACCGCTTCCTTGGCAAGAACAAGAAGGCGTTGATCATCGTTGCAATTGTTGTGATTGTTGGACTGGCAACATTGGGCATTGTGCTTACCGTGAGCCAGAAGAACCTGCAGGCACAATTCAACGAGATTGATCAACTAGAAGCCTCATTTGTTGAGCTTCAGGCCATGGGAAGTGATGACGAAGCGTACCAGGAGACCTATGACGAACTGGTTGCTGGTCTGACAGAGCTTGCAGGCAAGGGAAATGAATACCCAAGTCTAAAGGCAGAGTATCTATTGGGCATGGTGGCATTCCAGGATGAGGAGTACCAGAAGGCAGCTGACAGCTTCCTTTCTGTCTACACTGAAGCAGATGGTAACTATCTTGGTTCTCTGGCACTTGCCAATGCTGCAGCAGCAGCTGAAGAGCTCGGAAATGATTCTCTGGCACTCGAGTACTACACCAAGATTATTGATGAGTTCGGGTTTACCGCAGCTGAGTCAGCTAAGGCTCTTTTCGGGCAGGCTCGTCTGCAAGAGAAATCTGGTAACATTGAGCTTGCTAAGGCAACGTTCCAGCAGCTAGCTGACCAGTTCCCAACATCCGAGTATGCCAAGCTGGCAACCAACAGACTTGCACTCCTGTAA